The following are from one region of the Rattus rattus isolate New Zealand chromosome 13, Rrattus_CSIRO_v1, whole genome shotgun sequence genome:
- the Tktl2 gene encoding transketolase-like protein 2 isoform X1 has product MALARDAKLESDIFQALQDVANRLRIHSIRATCACSSGHPTSCCSAAEIMAVLFFHTMRYKQADPEHPDNDRFVLSKGHAAPILYAVWVEVGRICESDLLNLRKIDCDLEGHPTPRLSFVDVATGSLGQGLGAACGMAYTGKYFDKASYRVFCLMGDGESSEGSVWEALAFASHYNLDNLVAIFDVNRLGQSGTAPLEHCTGIYETRCQAFGWNTYVVDGHDVEALCQAFWKAAQVKNKPTALIAKTFKGRGIPNVEDAENWHGKPMPKDRVDGIVKLIESQIQTNRNLTPKPPVEDSPRISISNTKMTSLPAYKLGDMIATREAYGVALAKLGHSNQRVIVLDGDTKNSTFSEVFKKEHPERFIECFIAEQNMVSVALGCATRGRTIAFVSTFAAFLTRAFDQIRMGAISQTNVNFVGSHCGVSIGEDGPSQMALEDLAMFRSIPNCTIFYPSDAVSTEHAVYLAANTKGMCFIRTTRPKLAVIYASEENFVIGQAKVIRHSADDKVTVVGAGVTLHEALEAADELSQQGISIRVIDPFTIKPLDAATIIQSAKATGGQIITVEDHYREGGIGEAVCAAISREPDIVVHQLAVTEVPRSGKPSELLDMFGISARHIIAAVKDTVMK; this is encoded by the coding sequence ATGGCCTTGGCTAGAGATGCCAAGCTGGAGTCAGACATCTTTCAGGCGCTTCAGGATGTGGCCAATCGCCTGCGAATCCACTCAATCAGGGCCACGTGTGCCTGCAGCTCCGGACATCCCACATCGTGCTGTAGTGCGGCCGAGATCATGGCTGTGCTCTTCTTCCATACCATGAGGTACAAACAGGCAGACCCCGAACACCCCGACAACGACCGCTTCGTCCTCTCCAAGGGCCACGCGGCGCCCATCCTCTATGCGGTTTGGGTGGAGGTGGGCCGTATCTGTGAATCGGACTTGCTGAACTTGCGAAAAATTGACTGCGACCTGGAGGGTCATCCCACCCCTCGGCTATCGTTTGTGGATGTTGCAACGGGGTCCCTTGGGCAAGGACTGGGTGCTGCCTGCGGAATGGCTTACACCGGCAAGTACTTTGACAAGGCCAGCTACCGCGTGTTCTGCCTCATGGGGGATGGTGAGTCCTCCGAAGGTTCTGTCTGGGAGGCCTTGGCCTTTGCTTCCCACTACAACTTGGACAATCTCGTGGCAATCTTTGACGTGAACCGCCTGGGGCAAAGCGGCACAGCACCCCTAGAGCACTGTACCGGCATCTATGAGACGCGCTGCCAGGCGTTTGGGTGGAATACTTACGTGGTGGATGGTCACGATGTTGAAGCTCTCTGCCAGGCCTTTTGGAAAGCAGCTCAAGTCAAGAACAAACCTACGGCCCTGATTGCCAAGACCTTCAAGGGCAGAGGTATTCCAAATGTCGAGGATGCGGAAAATTGGCATGGAAAGCCTATGCCGAAAGACAGAGTTGATGGAATTGTCAAACTAATTGAAAGTCAGATACAGACAAACCGAAATCTCACCCCAAAGCCCCCTGTTGAAGACTCACCCCGGATCAGCATATCCAATACGAAAATGACCTCTCTGCCTGCTTACAAACTGGGAGACATGATAGCTACCCGAGAAGCCTACGGCGTGGCTCTGGCTAAATTGGGCCACTCTAACCAAAGAGTTATTGTTTTAGATGGCGACACGAAAAACTCTACCTTTTCGGAGGTATTCAAGAAAGAGCACCCTGAGCGTTTCATAGAGTGCTTCATTGCTGAGCAAAACATGGTAAGTGTGGCACTGGGGTGTGCCACACGAGGGCGAACTATTGCTTTCGTTAGTACCTTCGCTGCCTTCCTGACCAGAGCCTTTGATCAGATCCGAATGGGAGCCATCTCTCAAACCAACGTCAACTTCGTTGGTTCCCACTGCGGGGTGTCTATTGGAGAAGATGGACCTTCCCAGATGGCCCTGGAGGATCTAGCCATGTTCAGAAGCATCCCCAACTGCACTATTTTCTATCCAAGCGATGCTGTCTCTACAGAACACGCCGTTTATCTGGCAGCCAACACCAAGGGGATGTGCTTCATTCGTACCACCCGGCCCAAATTAGCGGTTATTTATGCATCTGAAGAAAATTTTGTGATTGGACAGGCCAAGGTGATCCGCCACAGTGCAGACGACAAGGTGACAGTTGTTGGAGCAGGGGTTACTCTGCATGAAGCCTTAGAGGCTGCTGATGAGCTTTCTCAACAAGGGATTTCTATCCGTGTCATTGACCCGTTCACTATCAAACCTCTGGATGCTGCCACCATTATCCAAAGTGCCAAAGCCACAGGTGGCCAGATCATCACCGTGGAAGATCACTACCGAGAAGGTGGCATTGGGGAAGCTGTGTGTGCGGCCATCTCTAGAGAGCCTGACATCGTCGTTCATCAACTTGCAGTAACAGAAGTGCCTCGAAGCGGGAAACCTAGTGAACTACTGGATATGTTTGGAATCAGTGCCAGACACATTATAGCAGCTGTGAAAGATACCGTAATGAAATGA
- the Tktl2 gene encoding transketolase-like protein 2 isoform X2: MAVLFFHTMRYKQADPEHPDNDRFVLSKRLSFVDVATGSLGQGLGAACGMAYTGKYFDKASYRVFCLMGDGESSEGSVWEALAFASHYNLDNLVAIFDVNRLGQSGTAPLEHCTGIYETRCQAFGWNTYVVDGHDVEALCQAFWKAAQVKNKPTALIAKTFKGRGIPNVEDAENWHGKPMPKDRVDGIVKLIESQIQTNRNLTPKPPVEDSPRISISNTKMTSLPAYKLGDMIATREAYGVALAKLGHSNQRVIVLDGDTKNSTFSEVFKKEHPERFIECFIAEQNMVSVALGCATRGRTIAFVSTFAAFLTRAFDQIRMGAISQTNVNFVGSHCGVSIGEDGPSQMALEDLAMFRSIPNCTIFYPSDAVSTEHAVYLAANTKGMCFIRTTRPKLAVIYASEENFVIGQAKVIRHSADDKVTVVGAGVTLHEALEAADELSQQGISIRVIDPFTIKPLDAATIIQSAKATGGQIITVEDHYREGGIGEAVCAAISREPDIVVHQLAVTEVPRSGKPSELLDMFGISARHIIAAVKDTVMK, translated from the exons ATGGCTGTGCTCTTCTTCCATACCATGAGGTACAAACAGGCAGACCCCGAACACCCCGACAACGACCGCTTCGTCCTCTCCAAG CGGCTATCGTTTGTGGATGTTGCAACGGGGTCCCTTGGGCAAGGACTGGGTGCTGCCTGCGGAATGGCTTACACCGGCAAGTACTTTGACAAGGCCAGCTACCGCGTGTTCTGCCTCATGGGGGATGGTGAGTCCTCCGAAGGTTCTGTCTGGGAGGCCTTGGCCTTTGCTTCCCACTACAACTTGGACAATCTCGTGGCAATCTTTGACGTGAACCGCCTGGGGCAAAGCGGCACAGCACCCCTAGAGCACTGTACCGGCATCTATGAGACGCGCTGCCAGGCGTTTGGGTGGAATACTTACGTGGTGGATGGTCACGATGTTGAAGCTCTCTGCCAGGCCTTTTGGAAAGCAGCTCAAGTCAAGAACAAACCTACGGCCCTGATTGCCAAGACCTTCAAGGGCAGAGGTATTCCAAATGTCGAGGATGCGGAAAATTGGCATGGAAAGCCTATGCCGAAAGACAGAGTTGATGGAATTGTCAAACTAATTGAAAGTCAGATACAGACAAACCGAAATCTCACCCCAAAGCCCCCTGTTGAAGACTCACCCCGGATCAGCATATCCAATACGAAAATGACCTCTCTGCCTGCTTACAAACTGGGAGACATGATAGCTACCCGAGAAGCCTACGGCGTGGCTCTGGCTAAATTGGGCCACTCTAACCAAAGAGTTATTGTTTTAGATGGCGACACGAAAAACTCTACCTTTTCGGAGGTATTCAAGAAAGAGCACCCTGAGCGTTTCATAGAGTGCTTCATTGCTGAGCAAAACATGGTAAGTGTGGCACTGGGGTGTGCCACACGAGGGCGAACTATTGCTTTCGTTAGTACCTTCGCTGCCTTCCTGACCAGAGCCTTTGATCAGATCCGAATGGGAGCCATCTCTCAAACCAACGTCAACTTCGTTGGTTCCCACTGCGGGGTGTCTATTGGAGAAGATGGACCTTCCCAGATGGCCCTGGAGGATCTAGCCATGTTCAGAAGCATCCCCAACTGCACTATTTTCTATCCAAGCGATGCTGTCTCTACAGAACACGCCGTTTATCTGGCAGCCAACACCAAGGGGATGTGCTTCATTCGTACCACCCGGCCCAAATTAGCGGTTATTTATGCATCTGAAGAAAATTTTGTGATTGGACAGGCCAAGGTGATCCGCCACAGTGCAGACGACAAGGTGACAGTTGTTGGAGCAGGGGTTACTCTGCATGAAGCCTTAGAGGCTGCTGATGAGCTTTCTCAACAAGGGATTTCTATCCGTGTCATTGACCCGTTCACTATCAAACCTCTGGATGCTGCCACCATTATCCAAAGTGCCAAAGCCACAGGTGGCCAGATCATCACCGTGGAAGATCACTACCGAGAAGGTGGCATTGGGGAAGCTGTGTGTGCGGCCATCTCTAGAGAGCCTGACATCGTCGTTCATCAACTTGCAGTAACAGAAGTGCCTCGAAGCGGGAAACCTAGTGAACTACTGGATATGTTTGGAATCAGTGCCAGACACATTATAGCAGCTGTGAAAGATACCGTAATGAAATGA